The DNA sequence TCGGATTTGATTATCTCGCTCTAGATTCGCTTAACGCACTCTATGCAATCTCCGACATGAAGAATCCAAGAGACCAGCTGTTTTACTTTTTCGAAACATTAAGAGATATGAATCTCACCGCCTTTTTAATCACAGAAATGCGTGGCGAGAACAGCGAGTATGGCCAGTATGGCGTAGAAGAGTTCCTTGCAGATGGCATTATTCACACAGACCTCCGCAGAATAAACAGCGTTATGAACCTATTTGTTGGCGTTGTGAAGATGAGAGAAACCAAACATGACAGAAAATATTATCCGCTCGTGATCACACCTAACTTTGAATTTGAGATTGTGGCCAAGTAATCTTATGTACTCTTTCCCCTACACTCCTAGAGAGAACCAGAAAAAAATTGTGGAGGTTGTGGGAAATGTCCTTTCTTCAAGGGGGCATCTGTTGATTGATTCTCCAACTGGGAGTGGAAAAACTGTAGCTGTACTCGTTCCTTCTGTGGAATATGCACTCAAACACGGAAAGAAACTACTTTACCTAACAAAAACCAACACCCAGCAACAACAAGTTTTCAAAGAACTGAGAAAGATACGAGAAAAAATAGAATTCACAGCCGTTGGACTCCAGGGAAGGGTAAACCTTTGCATGCTGTTCAGAGAGTTCGAATCTGCAGTTTCTGAAGAACTAGCCAAGCTCTGCAGAGATAGAAAGAAACACACATTGAAGAGTTTAACAACAGCTAGCACTAACACCGAGATTTTTTTCGTGGATGAGGAGACCAGTAAGATACTCGAGGTTTCTGAGGGTTGTCCATTTTTTGCAAATTTGCTCACTACTGAGAGTCCCGAGTTATGTTTTTCAAAGCAAGTGAACAGTGTTGAGGATGTCTACCAGTATGCCAAGGAACACAATATCTGTGCCTACGAATGGATAAAAGCCAATTCAAGAGATGCTGATGTAATTGTAGCTCCATACGCTTACTTTTTCATGCCACACATTCAAAGAGCTTTGCTTACCTGGTGGAATGCACGAATTGAACAACTAATCGTTGTCATTGACGAAGCCCATAATCTGCTGGATTACTGCAGAGAATTGCAGAGCATTGAGTTAAGTAAATTTACTGTGCATACTGCCATAAACGAGGCAGAAGAAATGGATAACCCAGTACTTGGAAGCTGTGTCCCCGCAGCCGACTTTCTTAAAGTGATTGAAAAAATGTTGGAAGAGTGTGCTGAAGAATTTGCAAAAGAAGAGGAGGGCTTTGTGCCCCCCGACTATGTAGAAACCTACATACTTTCAAAACTGAAAATTGACACAAACAAGCTTAAAACGATTGTTCTAGACCTACTACAGCTAGGTGAGATTTACAGCGAGAAAAAAAGACTCGCGCGAAAACTTCCTCGCTCCTATATGCGTGCAGTTGCTAGCTTTATACTCTCATGGTTTTCAATAACCGGGGAGGAATATACTAAGCTTGTAAGAGGAGGAGATAACCCTGAAATTATCGGATTCTGTCTAGATCCGGGTGTGGCTGGACTCCCACTCTGCTCAGTTCACGCAAGCATACACTTATCAGGAACACTGGCACCTCTTGTAGAATACAGGGACAGTATGGGCCTTCCGAGGGAGAGAACGACGTTGCTCTCTCTCCCTTCCCCATTTCCGAAGGAGAATTTGCTTCTGCTATATGACCCGAGTGTTACAACAAGATACGAGGAAATTTCAACATTTCCAGAAATTCTTGCCCATATTGGTGAAAAACTCGTGGAAATCTGCAACGCTACTGAAAGAAACATGATAGTATTCTTTCCAAGTTTTGGGCTGCTTGAGAAGTTCATAACCTCTGGAATTGAAAACAGGATTGACAAGGACGTTTATGTGGAGAGTAGAGAACTCACCAGCGTAGAAATGGGAGCCATAATTGAGAAGTTCAGAGATTGCACGAGGGCAAAGGTAATGTTCGCAGTTGCAGGAGGCAGGTTAAGTGAAGGCATGGATTTCCCAGATAAACAGTTGGAGGTTGTTGTGATTGTTGGAGTTCCCTATCCAAAACCCTCAGCAAGACAGAAGGCACTCCAACTTTACTATGACATGAAATTCAGGAAGGGCTGGGAATACACTGTGCATGCACCCACTGCAAGAAAGATGCGACAGGCGATTGGAAGATTAATAAGAAGTGAGACAGATAAGGGTGTGGCGGTCATTCTAGACCGCAGAGCAGTTCATTTTTCTGACTTCTTAGAACATCTTCAGAAAACTGCGGAACCAAGTGAAGACCTCAAAAAATTTTTCGGAGATTGAGAATCCCAAACCTTTTTTACTGCCGATGCTATTTCCTCCTATTATGAATGAGTTAAACATTACAGATGAAGAAATTGAGGAATATTTGCGAGAAGATGCTCCTTTTGGTGACATTACCAGTGCTGCCCTTTTTTCAGGTAACCGCTACGCAAAGGCATATGTGCATTGCAAGGAGGCTTGTGTAGTTGCTGGCACCGATGAAGCAAAACGCATTTTCGAGCATCTTGGATGCAATGTCACTCTCCAGTATAAGGACGGAGAGACTGTTGATAAATTCAGAAAAGTGCTGTTTGTGGCGGGAGATGCTACCAAAATTTTGCTTGGGGAGCGACTTGCTCTTAATTTCCTTATGAGAATGAGCGGAATCGCCACAATGACTGCAGAGCTCGTAAAAATGGCAATTGAGGTTAATCCGGAAGTTAGAATTGCTGCTACACGGAAAACAACACCCGGATTTAGAAAATTTGAGAAAAAAGCCGTGATTATAGGTGGTGGAGATCCGCACAGGTTCTCGCTCAGTGATGCAGTGCTAATAAAAGAAAACCATATTGCAGTAATTGGCGATCTGGAAGAGGCTGTGAAACTGGCAAAAAAAGCATCTTTCACCAAAAAGATTGAGGTAGAAGTGCGAACAATTGATGATGCTGTGATTTGCGCGAAATTAGGTGTGGACATTATAATGCTGGATAATTTTAAAATCAGCGATGCTGAGGAGGCCTACAAAAAAATCAAAGAAATCAACAGCAGGATTCTTGTGGAGGTCTCAGGTGGGATAAATAAATCAAATATAAAGAAATATGCAAAGTGCTGCGATGTGATTTCTGCGGGAGCGCTAACACATTCAGCCCGTGCAATAGATTTCTCACTTGAGGTTGTGTAAAAGATGAAAAAGCAAAAGAGGAAGCTCTCTTCTATTCTAGCTTACATAGGAGGATTTTTATTAATAGTTGCTGGCTATTCTGCCCACAATGAATTGTTAGAGGAAATCCTGAGCTATCTAGGGTCTTTAGAGATTGGTGCTCCTTTTGTAAGCATATTCTTAACCATCCTTGTGCTTTTAGGGGCACTCGGAGGATTTACGGTCGTTGCTGGAGGTTACTTAGTTGCTAGGAATCATGTGAGGATTGGAAGTTTTCTCATCAGTACTGGCTCTGGTTTTGGGATTATTGAACTGCTGATTTTTCTTGCAGTCAAATACAATGTTAATCTCTGGAAGGGATTCGAAGTTTTTGTTGGGTCTGTGTTTGGTATTGGAATCATTTTGAGCATAATTTCAAGGGCAATACTCGGAGATTACCTCTAAATCTTTTTTCCAAGCATTCCTGCGTTTCTTCCGCACCTTCCAAAACATTTAAATTATCCGTATATTTGGGAGTATGCAGTGATTACCATGGTGATGCCGCTAAACATACTGGAAAAAACAATGAACAAACGTGTGGCTCTCTTGCTAAAGGACAATAGGATCATAGAAGGCAAGTTAATTGGCTACGACGAATATATGAACATGGTGCTGGAAGACACAGAAGAAACAAACCAGGGGAATGTCCGTAAACTAGGCACAATTATACTCAGAGGAAACAACATTGTAACAATCATGCCTAAATCCGAATGAGGGAAGATGGCAAAAACTGCAGTCATTCTGGCAGGGGGATTGGGTACAAGACTAAGGCCCTTGACATACACCACGCCAAAGCCACTATTACCAGTTGTAAACAGACCAATGATTCTTCGCCTCATCGATACTTTCCCTGAAGATGTAAGTAGGGTTGTAATTGCAGTAAGTTACATGGCTGAAAAAATTCGAGAATTCTTTGAGAAA is a window from the Thermoplasmata archaeon genome containing:
- a CDS encoding ATP-dependent DNA helicase, which translates into the protein MNLRLWPSNLMYSFPYTPRENQKKIVEVVGNVLSSRGHLLIDSPTGSGKTVAVLVPSVEYALKHGKKLLYLTKTNTQQQQVFKELRKIREKIEFTAVGLQGRVNLCMLFREFESAVSEELAKLCRDRKKHTLKSLTTASTNTEIFFVDEETSKILEVSEGCPFFANLLTTESPELCFSKQVNSVEDVYQYAKEHNICAYEWIKANSRDADVIVAPYAYFFMPHIQRALLTWWNARIEQLIVVIDEAHNLLDYCRELQSIELSKFTVHTAINEAEEMDNPVLGSCVPAADFLKVIEKMLEECAEEFAKEEEGFVPPDYVETYILSKLKIDTNKLKTIVLDLLQLGEIYSEKKRLARKLPRSYMRAVASFILSWFSITGEEYTKLVRGGDNPEIIGFCLDPGVAGLPLCSVHASIHLSGTLAPLVEYRDSMGLPRERTTLLSLPSPFPKENLLLLYDPSVTTRYEEISTFPEILAHIGEKLVEICNATERNMIVFFPSFGLLEKFITSGIENRIDKDVYVESRELTSVEMGAIIEKFRDCTRAKVMFAVAGGRLSEGMDFPDKQLEVVVIVGVPYPKPSARQKALQLYYDMKFRKGWEYTVHAPTARKMRQAIGRLIRSETDKGVAVILDRRAVHFSDFLEHLQKTAEPSEDLKKFFGD
- the nadC gene encoding carboxylating nicotinate-nucleotide diphosphorylase — its product is MNELNITDEEIEEYLREDAPFGDITSAALFSGNRYAKAYVHCKEACVVAGTDEAKRIFEHLGCNVTLQYKDGETVDKFRKVLFVAGDATKILLGERLALNFLMRMSGIATMTAELVKMAIEVNPEVRIAATRKTTPGFRKFEKKAVIIGGGDPHRFSLSDAVLIKENHIAVIGDLEEAVKLAKKASFTKKIEVEVRTIDDAVICAKLGVDIIMLDNFKISDAEEAYKKIKEINSRILVEVSGGINKSNIKKYAKCCDVISAGALTHSARAIDFSLEVV
- a CDS encoding LSM domain-containing protein, translating into MVMPLNILEKTMNKRVALLLKDNRIIEGKLIGYDEYMNMVLEDTEETNQGNVRKLGTIILRGNNIVTIMPKSE